A section of the Streptomyces sp. NBC_00178 genome encodes:
- a CDS encoding MerR family transcriptional regulator encodes MTVMESTSARTDTCASAPKAHPRPEGQDRYTISEVVALSGLTAHTLRWYERIGLMSHVDRSHTGQRRFTNRDLDWLAFVGKLRLTGMPVADMVRYAELVREGEHTFAERQELLEATRRDVRERIAELQGTLAVLDFKIDFYGGARAASERA; translated from the coding sequence ATGACGGTGATGGAGAGCACTTCCGCACGGACGGACACCTGCGCTTCCGCCCCCAAGGCGCATCCGCGCCCCGAGGGGCAGGACCGCTACACCATCAGCGAGGTCGTCGCGCTCAGCGGGCTCACCGCCCACACGCTGCGCTGGTACGAACGGATCGGGCTGATGTCGCACGTCGACCGCTCGCACACGGGCCAGCGCCGCTTCACCAACCGCGACCTGGACTGGCTGGCCTTCGTGGGCAAGCTCCGGCTCACCGGGATGCCGGTCGCCGACATGGTCAGGTACGCGGAGCTGGTCCGCGAGGGCGAGCACACCTTTGCCGAACGCCAGGAGCTGCTGGAGGCGACCCGCCGCGACGTGAGGGAGCGGATCGCCGAGCTGCAGGGCACGCTCGCCGTCCTCGACTTCAAGATCGACTTCTATGGCGGCGCCCGCGCGGCGTCGGAGAGGGCCTGA
- a CDS encoding serine hydrolase domain-containing protein — protein MQSLAMIENWPVPTAAAAVVTADGTTVGAHGPTAHRFPLASVSKPLAAYAALVAYEEGAVELDEPAGPEGSTVRHLLAHTSGLAFDEHRVTAAPGTRRLYSNAGFEVLGDHIAKATDIPFPEYVRQAVLEPLGMTATTLEGSPAKDGVSTVDDLARFAAEVQAPRLLDPRTVLAAQTVVHPGLKGVLPGYGHQNPNDWGLGFEIRDSKAPHWTGSSSSPAAFGHFGQSGTFLWIDPAAGAACVALTDRAFGPWAAEVWPEFTDAVLAELASR, from the coding sequence ATGCAGAGCCTCGCGATGATCGAGAACTGGCCCGTACCCACCGCGGCCGCCGCCGTCGTCACCGCGGACGGCACCACGGTGGGCGCCCACGGTCCCACCGCGCACCGCTTCCCGCTGGCCTCCGTCAGCAAGCCGCTCGCGGCCTACGCGGCGCTGGTGGCGTACGAGGAGGGCGCCGTCGAGCTGGACGAGCCGGCCGGGCCCGAGGGCTCCACGGTGCGCCACCTCCTCGCGCACACCAGCGGCCTCGCCTTCGACGAACACCGGGTCACGGCGGCACCCGGCACGCGGCGCCTCTACTCCAACGCGGGCTTCGAGGTGCTGGGCGACCACATCGCGAAGGCGACCGACATCCCGTTCCCCGAGTACGTGCGCCAGGCGGTGCTGGAGCCGCTGGGCATGACGGCGACGACGCTGGAGGGCTCGCCCGCCAAGGACGGCGTCTCGACCGTGGACGACCTCGCGCGCTTCGCCGCGGAGGTGCAGGCCCCCCGGTTGCTCGATCCGCGCACGGTGCTGGCGGCGCAGACCGTCGTCCACCCCGGCCTCAAGGGCGTGCTCCCCGGTTACGGACACCAGAACCCCAACGACTGGGGGCTGGGCTTCGAGATCCGCGACTCCAAGGCGCCGCACTGGACGGGATCCTCGTCCTCGCCCGCCGCCTTCGGGCACTTCGGCCAGTCCGGCACCTTCCTGTGGATCGACCCGGCGGCCGGCGCGGCCTGTGTCGCGCTGACGGACCGGGCCTTCGGGCCGTGGGCCGCCGAGGTCTGGCCGGAGTTCACCGACGCGGTGCTGGCGGAACTCGCCTCCCGCTAA
- a CDS encoding pirin family protein, with amino-acid sequence MMDVRRSGDRFRGGDPATGDSAGIETLHAFSFGRFYDPDNLRFGPILACNEERLAPGAGFDEHPHSHTEIVTWVVEGELTHRDSAAHATVVRAGDVQHLSSGGGVRHVERNDGASPLTFVQMWLAPLEPGGEPAYTHVAGIADSTPYALPEAGAMLHVRRQSEGERTAVPDAVGVYVHVVRGRVLLGGEELGPGDSARITGASGLELEALERSETLVWELASV; translated from the coding sequence GTGATGGACGTACGCCGCTCCGGCGACCGCTTCCGCGGCGGGGACCCGGCCACGGGTGACTCCGCGGGCATCGAGACGCTGCACGCCTTCTCCTTCGGGCGGTTCTACGACCCGGACAACCTGCGGTTCGGCCCGATCCTGGCGTGCAACGAGGAGCGTCTCGCCCCGGGGGCCGGCTTCGACGAGCACCCGCACAGCCACACCGAGATCGTCACGTGGGTGGTGGAGGGCGAACTCACCCACCGTGACTCGGCCGCGCACGCCACCGTCGTACGGGCCGGTGACGTCCAGCACCTCAGTTCGGGCGGCGGCGTGCGTCATGTCGAGCGCAACGACGGGGCAAGCCCGCTGACGTTCGTTCAGATGTGGCTGGCGCCCCTGGAGCCCGGTGGCGAACCCGCGTACACCCACGTCGCCGGGATAGCGGACTCCACGCCGTACGCCCTGCCGGAGGCGGGTGCGATGCTCCACGTCCGCCGCCAGTCCGAGGGCGAACGCACCGCCGTGCCCGACGCGGTGGGCGTCTACGTCCACGTCGTGCGCGGGCGGGTGCTCCTCGGGGGCGAGGAGCTGGGTCCGGGCGACTCGGCGCGGATCACCGGGGCGAGCGGTCTGGAGCTGGAGGCGCTGGAGCGGTCCGAGACCCTGGTCTGGGAGCTCGCCTCGGTGTGA
- a CDS encoding PucR family transcriptional regulator: protein MPRPDPEQPAANDAHLHAATLKRLEQSSGRLAANAIARMDEALPWYRAMPPENRSWIGLVAQAGIAAFTEWFRHPETPQAISTDVFGTAPRELTRAITLRQTVEMVRTTIEVMEAAIDEVAAPGDESVLREALLVYAREIAFATAQVYAQAAEARGAWDARLESLVVNAVLSGEADEGAVSRAAALGWNSPEHVCVVLGTAPEGDSELTVEAIRRAARHAKLQVLTGVLGHRLVVIAGGSDNPLNVAKSLIGPYAAGPVVAGPVVPDLLAATRSAQAAAAGLKACSAWQDAPRPVLSDDLLPERAMAGDPAARDQLVEEIYRPLEEAGSALLETLSVYLEQASSLEGAARMLFVHPNTVRYRLRRVTDVTGWSPSDVRSAFTLRIALILGRLADGDSQL from the coding sequence GTGCCCCGACCCGATCCTGAGCAGCCCGCCGCGAACGACGCCCATCTCCACGCCGCGACCCTGAAACGCCTGGAGCAGTCCTCCGGCCGGCTGGCCGCCAACGCCATCGCCCGCATGGACGAGGCGCTTCCGTGGTACCGGGCCATGCCCCCGGAGAACCGGTCCTGGATCGGCTTGGTCGCCCAGGCCGGCATCGCCGCGTTCACGGAGTGGTTCCGTCACCCGGAGACGCCGCAGGCGATCTCCACCGACGTGTTCGGCACCGCTCCGCGCGAGCTGACCAGGGCCATCACCCTGCGCCAGACCGTGGAGATGGTGCGTACGACGATCGAGGTCATGGAGGCCGCGATCGACGAGGTCGCGGCGCCCGGCGACGAGTCGGTGCTGCGTGAGGCCCTGCTCGTCTACGCGCGCGAGATCGCCTTCGCCACCGCCCAGGTGTACGCGCAGGCCGCCGAGGCCCGCGGCGCGTGGGACGCCCGGCTGGAGTCGCTCGTCGTGAACGCGGTGCTGTCGGGCGAGGCGGACGAGGGTGCCGTGTCCCGGGCGGCGGCGCTCGGCTGGAACTCCCCCGAGCACGTCTGCGTCGTGCTCGGCACCGCCCCGGAAGGGGACAGCGAGCTCACCGTGGAGGCCATCCGGCGGGCCGCGCGGCACGCGAAGCTCCAGGTCCTGACCGGAGTGCTCGGCCACCGCCTGGTCGTGATCGCCGGCGGCAGCGACAACCCCCTGAACGTGGCGAAGTCGCTGATCGGCCCGTACGCCGCCGGCCCCGTCGTCGCCGGGCCCGTGGTGCCCGACCTGCTCGCGGCCACCCGGTCCGCGCAGGCGGCGGCGGCCGGGCTCAAGGCTTGTTCGGCGTGGCAGGACGCGCCGCGCCCCGTGTTGTCGGACGATCTCCTTCCGGAGCGCGCGATGGCGGGTGACCCGGCCGCACGCGATCAGCTGGTGGAGGAGATCTACAGACCGCTCGAAGAAGCGGGCTCGGCACTTCTGGAGACGTTGAGTGTGTATCTCGAACAGGCGAGCAGCCTGGAGGGCGCGGCCCGGATGCTGTTCGTGCACCCCAATACCGTGCGCTACCGGCTGCGACGTGTGACCGACGTCACCGGATGGTCACCCTCGGACGTGCGTTCCGCGTTCACGCTGCGGATCGCCCTCATCCTGGGGCGCTTGGCCGACGGCGACTCCCAGCTCTAG
- a CDS encoding ACP S-malonyltransferase: MLVLVAPGQGAQTPGFLTPWLELPGAADRIAGWSEAIGLDLAHYGTKADADEIRDTAVAQPLLVAAGLLSASALDASPDLVAGHSVGEITAAALAGVVEDEAALRFVRTRGLGMAEAAAITETGMAALLGGEPEVTVPHLEKLGLTPANVNGGGQIVAAGTAAQIAALLDDMPEGVRRVVPLKVAGAFHTHHMAPAVDRLRDAAAALKVADPKVTYVSNADGKTVATGDEVISRLVGQVANPVRWDLCMETFKALGVTAIVEAAPGGTLVGLAKRALPGVKTLALKTPDDLDAARALISEHAGA, encoded by the coding sequence GTGCTCGTACTCGTCGCTCCCGGCCAAGGCGCTCAGACGCCCGGCTTCCTGACTCCCTGGCTCGAACTCCCCGGTGCCGCAGACCGCATCGCGGGCTGGTCCGAGGCCATCGGGCTCGACCTCGCCCACTACGGCACGAAGGCGGACGCGGACGAGATCCGCGACACGGCGGTGGCCCAGCCGCTGCTCGTCGCCGCCGGTCTCCTCTCGGCGTCCGCCCTGGACGCCTCCCCCGACCTCGTCGCGGGCCACAGCGTCGGTGAGATCACCGCCGCCGCGCTCGCCGGCGTCGTCGAGGACGAGGCGGCGCTCCGCTTCGTCCGCACCCGGGGTCTCGGCATGGCCGAGGCCGCCGCGATCACCGAGACGGGCATGGCCGCCCTCCTCGGCGGCGAACCCGAGGTCACGGTCCCGCACCTGGAGAAGCTGGGGCTCACCCCGGCCAACGTCAACGGCGGCGGCCAGATCGTCGCCGCGGGCACCGCGGCGCAGATCGCCGCCCTGCTCGACGACATGCCGGAAGGCGTGCGCCGGGTGGTTCCCCTCAAGGTGGCGGGCGCGTTCCACACGCACCACATGGCTCCGGCCGTGGACAGGCTCCGCGACGCCGCCGCCGCCCTGAAGGTCGCCGACCCGAAGGTGACGTACGTGTCGAACGCCGACGGGAAGACGGTCGCCACCGGCGACGAGGTCATCTCGCGGCTCGTCGGCCAGGTCGCCAACCCGGTCCGCTGGGACCTGTGCATGGAGACCTTCAAGGCCCTCGGTGTCACGGCCATCGTCGAGGCGGCGCCCGGTGGCACGCTGGTCGGGCTCGCCAAGCGCGCGCTGCCCGGCGTGAAGACCCTCGCGCTCAAGACCCCCGACGACCTCGACGCCGCCCGCGCGCTCATCTCCGAGCACGCGGGTGCCTAA
- a CDS encoding ketoacyl-ACP synthase III has protein sequence MSKIKPSKGAPYARIMGVGGYRPTRVVPNEVILETIDSSDEWIRSRSGIATRHWASDEETVSMMSVEASGKAIADAGITPEQIGGVIVSTVSHFKQTPAVATDIAHRIGAGKPAAFDISAGCAGFGYGLTLAKGMIVEGSAEYVLVIGVERLSDLTDLEDRATAFLFGDGAGAVVVGPSQDPAIGPTVWGSEGDKSETIKQTVAWNDFHIGDVSNLPLNERGEVKFPAITQEGQAVFRWAVFEMAKVAQQALEAAGISPEDLDVFIPHQANMRIIDSMVKTLKLPEHVTVARDVETTGNTSAASIPLAMERLLATGQAKSGDTALIIGFGAGLVYAATVVTLP, from the coding sequence ATGTCGAAGATCAAGCCCAGCAAGGGCGCCCCGTACGCACGGATCATGGGCGTCGGCGGCTACCGCCCGACCCGTGTCGTGCCCAACGAGGTGATCCTCGAGACGATCGACTCGTCCGACGAGTGGATCCGCTCCCGCTCCGGTATCGCCACCCGGCACTGGGCCTCCGACGAGGAGACCGTGTCGATGATGTCGGTGGAGGCCTCGGGCAAGGCCATCGCGGACGCCGGGATCACTCCCGAGCAGATCGGCGGAGTCATCGTCTCCACCGTCTCGCACTTCAAGCAGACCCCCGCCGTCGCGACGGACATCGCGCACCGGATCGGCGCGGGCAAGCCCGCCGCCTTCGACATCTCGGCCGGCTGCGCGGGGTTCGGCTACGGCCTCACCCTCGCCAAGGGCATGATCGTCGAGGGCTCGGCGGAGTACGTGCTCGTCATCGGTGTCGAGCGGCTCAGCGACCTCACCGACCTGGAGGACCGCGCGACGGCCTTCCTGTTCGGTGACGGCGCGGGCGCGGTCGTGGTCGGCCCGTCCCAGGACCCCGCCATCGGCCCCACGGTCTGGGGTTCCGAGGGCGACAAGTCCGAGACGATCAAGCAGACCGTGGCATGGAACGACTTCCACATCGGCGACGTCTCGAACCTGCCGCTCAACGAGCGGGGCGAGGTCAAGTTCCCGGCCATCACGCAGGAGGGCCAGGCGGTCTTCCGCTGGGCCGTCTTCGAGATGGCCAAGGTCGCCCAGCAGGCGCTGGAAGCGGCCGGGATCTCGCCGGAGGACCTGGATGTCTTCATCCCGCACCAGGCCAACATGCGGATCATCGACTCGATGGTGAAGACACTCAAGCTGCCGGAGCACGTCACGGTCGCCCGTGACGTGGAAACCACCGGCAACACGTCGGCCGCCTCGATTCCGCTCGCCATGGAGCGGCTTCTGGCGACCGGCCAGGCAAAGAGCGGCGACACGGCGCTCATCATCGGCTTCGGGGCGGGTCTCGTCTACGCCGCGACGGTCGTTACCCTCCCCTAG
- a CDS encoding acyl carrier protein: MAATQEEIVTGLAEIVNEIAGIPVEDVQLDKSFTDDLDVDSLSMVEVVVAAEERFDVKIPDEDVKNLKTVGDAAEYILKHQG, translated from the coding sequence ATGGCCGCCACTCAGGAAGAGATCGTCACCGGTCTCGCCGAGATCGTCAACGAGATCGCCGGTATCCCGGTCGAGGACGTCCAGCTGGACAAGTCCTTCACCGACGACCTGGACGTCGACTCGCTGTCCATGGTCGAGGTCGTCGTCGCCGCCGAGGAGCGCTTCGACGTCAAGATCCCCGACGAGGACGTCAAGAACCTCAAGACGGTCGGCGATGCTGCCGAGTACATCCTGAAGCACCAGGGCTGA
- the fabF gene encoding beta-ketoacyl-ACP synthase II — protein sequence MSPTNRTVVVTGIGATTPLGGDSASTWEGLMAGRSGVKPLEGERFAELPVRIAALAAVDPSEVLPRPLARKLDRSAQFALIAAREAWADAGFTGKAGEDEKIQPERLGSVIASGIGGVITLLDQYDVLKEKGVRRVSPHTVPMLMPNGPAANVGLEVNAQAGVHTPVSACASGAEAIGYAVEMIRTGRADVVVAGGTEAAIHPLPIAAFANMMAMSKSNDEPEKASRPYDTGRDGFVLGEGAGVVILESAEHAAARGARVYCEVLGQGLSADAHHIAQPEPSGRGIAAAMRNLLDSTDLKPSEVVHLNAHATSTPQGDIAEIKALRQVLGDDLDHVAISATKSMTGHLLGGAGGIETVATVLALRHRMAPPTINVDELDADVDADIVRGEPRALPEGSIAAINNSFGFGGHNVVLAFRSV from the coding sequence GTGAGCCCGACCAATCGCACCGTGGTCGTCACCGGTATCGGCGCAACCACTCCGCTGGGTGGCGACTCCGCATCGACCTGGGAAGGTCTGATGGCCGGCCGCTCCGGCGTCAAGCCTCTCGAGGGCGAACGTTTCGCCGAACTGCCCGTACGGATCGCCGCCCTCGCGGCCGTCGACCCGAGCGAGGTTCTGCCCCGCCCGCTCGCCCGCAAGCTGGACCGCTCGGCGCAGTTCGCGCTGATCGCGGCCCGCGAGGCGTGGGCGGACGCGGGCTTCACCGGCAAGGCCGGTGAGGACGAGAAGATCCAGCCCGAGCGTCTGGGCTCGGTCATCGCCTCCGGCATCGGCGGCGTGATCACCCTGCTCGACCAGTACGACGTGCTGAAGGAGAAGGGCGTACGCCGCGTCTCCCCGCACACCGTGCCCATGCTCATGCCCAACGGCCCGGCGGCCAACGTCGGCCTCGAGGTCAACGCCCAGGCGGGCGTCCACACGCCGGTCTCGGCCTGCGCGTCGGGTGCCGAGGCCATCGGATACGCCGTCGAGATGATCCGCACCGGCCGTGCCGACGTGGTCGTCGCGGGCGGCACCGAGGCGGCGATCCACCCGCTGCCGATCGCCGCGTTCGCCAACATGATGGCGATGTCCAAGAGCAACGACGAGCCCGAGAAGGCCTCGCGTCCGTACGACACCGGCCGGGACGGCTTCGTCCTCGGCGAGGGTGCCGGCGTCGTGATCCTGGAGTCCGCGGAGCACGCCGCCGCGCGTGGCGCCCGGGTCTACTGCGAGGTGCTGGGCCAGGGCCTGTCCGCCGACGCCCACCACATCGCGCAGCCCGAGCCCAGTGGGCGCGGGATCGCCGCCGCGATGCGGAACCTGCTGGACTCCACGGACCTGAAGCCGTCCGAGGTCGTTCACCTGAACGCGCACGCCACGTCCACCCCGCAGGGTGACATCGCCGAGATCAAGGCGCTGCGCCAGGTGCTGGGCGACGACCTGGACCACGTCGCGATCTCCGCCACGAAGTCGATGACGGGCCACCTCCTCGGTGGCGCGGGCGGTATCGAGACCGTGGCGACCGTGCTGGCGCTGCGGCACCGGATGGCGCCGCCCACGATCAACGTCGACGAGCTCGACGCGGACGTCGACGCCGACATCGTGCGCGGTGAGCCGCGCGCGCTGCCCGAGGGTTCGATCGCCGCGATCAACAACTCGTTCGGTTTCGGCGGCCACAACGTGGTGCTCGCGTTCCGCTCCGTCTGA